Proteins from a genomic interval of Maniola jurtina chromosome 8, ilManJurt1.1, whole genome shotgun sequence:
- the LOC123867785 gene encoding uncharacterized protein LOC123867785 isoform X2, with the protein MSVAVDINQAAQETGPSPPPSANKRIPPVNRPVPKKTLESRLWDLLQPIARLWGLITAIVMSGAGAQLMVLDYEVAPGLIVGAVLIFLLETMWVVALFVDLLCRRGEYSMKLRCWDFMRWSCGRARAPFYACVATAILFANLTILATVSGGMLLVLAALRATVPFSPYATHGPHSPRAGSTLLSQHDSNIPDVYFNAAQSADDRCEEMTVLGVKTPERSRSVTPKPRLLDL; encoded by the exons ATGAGTGTGGCCGTCGATATAAACCAGGCCGCCCAGGAAACTGGGCCTAGTCCGCCTCCGAGTGCAAATAAAAGAATTCCACCTGTAAACAGACCCGTGCCTAAGAAGACTTTAGAGTCCAGGTTGTGGGATTTATTGCAGCCCATTGCCAGATTATGGGGACTCATAACGGCTATAG TGATGAGTGGTGCAGGTGCTCAACTTATGGTTTTGGACTACGAAGTTGCTCCCGGTttgat TGTGGGTGCGGTACTAATCTTCTTGCTGGAGACGATGTGGGTGGTCGCACTGTTCGTGGACCTGCTGTGCCGGCGCGGCGAGTATTCCATGAAGCTGCGTTGCTGGGACTTCATGAGGTGGTCGTGCGGTCGAGCCCGGGCGCCGTTCTACGCCTGTGTGGCTACAGCGATACTGTTCGCTAACCTTACCATTCTGGCTACAGTGTCAG GTGGAATGTTGCTTGTACTGGCAGCGTTGCGAGCAACTGTGCCATTCTCTCCATATGCGACTCACGGCCCGCATTCGCCTCGCGCGGGCAGCACGTTGCTAAGTCAGCACGACTCCAAT ATACCTGACGTGTACTTCAATGCGGCGCAATCTGCTGACGATAG ATGCGAAGAAATGACTGTACTTGGCGTGAAGACTCCTGAAAGATCTCGCTCCGTGACGCCAAAACCTCGCCTTCTAGATCTTTGA
- the LOC123867785 gene encoding uncharacterized protein LOC123867785 isoform X1, translating into MSVAVDINQAAQETGPSPPPSANKRIPPVNRPVPKKTLESRLWDLLQPIARLWGLITAIVMSGAGAQLMVLDYEVAPGLIVGAVLIFLLETMWVVALFVDLLCRRGEYSMKLRCWDFMRWSCGRARAPFYACVATAILFANLTILATVSGGMLLVLAALRATVPFSPYATHGPHSPRAGSTLLSQHDSNIPDVYFNAAQSADDRCEEMTVLGVKTPERSRSVTPKPRLLDL; encoded by the exons ATGAGTGTGGCCGTCGATATAAACCAGGCCGCCCAGGAAACTGGGCCTAGTCCGCCTCCGAGTGCAAATAAAAGAATTCCACCTGTAAACAGACCCGTGCCTAAGAAGACTTTAGAGTCCAGGTTGTGGGATTTATTGCAGCCCATTGCCAGATTATGGGGACTCATAACGGCTATAG TGATGAGTGGTGCAGGTGCTCAACTTATGGTTTTGGACTACGAAGTTGCTCCCGGTttgat TGTGGGTGCGGTACTAATCTTCTTGCTGGAGACGATGTGGGTGGTCGCACTGTTCGTGGACCTGCTGTGCCGGCGCGGCGAGTATTCCATGAAGCTGCGTTGCTGGGACTTCATGAGGTGGTCGTGCGGTCGAGCCCGGGCGCCGTTCTACGCCTGTGTGGCTACAGCGATACTGTTCGCTAACCTTACCATTCTGGCTACAGTGTCAG GTGGAATGTTGCTTGTACTGGCAGCGTTGCGAGCAACTGTGCCATTCTCTCCATATGCGACTCACGGCCCGCATTCGCCTCGCGCGGGCAGCACGTTGCTAAGTCAGCACGACTCCAATATACCTGACGTGTACTTCAATGCGGCGCAATCTGCTGACGATAG ATGCGAAGAAATGACTGTACTTGGCGTGAAGACTCCTGAAAGATCTCGCTCCGTGACGCCAAAACCTCGCCTTCTAGATCTTTGA